ACTAGATCCTGAGTAATGCGATTCCAGCCCGGGTTTTGGATTTGATCGAAATCGCCATACTGGAAACCGGTCTCGATGGACACGATGTCCGTTAAATCGAGTACAAAGGTCGCTTGGGCGATGATGTCTTTGTTATCTACAAAGTTATAAAAACCTCCTGAGTCTTCGAGGCCAAGGAAGGTGTAAACACCTCCACTTTTACCTGCGACTTCGATGGGTGTGCCATATTCTAGAGATATTTTCTTTTTATCGTATGTTCCTACGGTCGCAGTGACCTTACCTGTGGAAGACTCGAGGAATCGGGTCGTGTTACCGCGGGCAGTTTTCGGATAGTAGTTGAGAAGACCACCGACGGAGCCGACGCCATAGGATACGGGTGGGGGGCCTTTGATGATCTCAAAGCGATCAGCAGCACCGATGGGCGTGCGAAAGTTGCCCCGGTTGGTAAGCTTTTTGAAGCCGCGAAAGTAGTTATCTCCGTTCGTGTTACGGATGTCCACATTACCTTCGATCCCGAATTGGTTATTGGAAAAAGTACCCGCGGAGACAGCAGCGATATCCCCTACAGAATCGATACCATAGCTGTCGAGGGTGGCACCTTCAACAATGGTGATGGAGCGAGGGATATCGACTATTTTCTGACCTTCGCCGAATACCGAATCGATCTGCCGATTGGGGATAATAGCAAGTGGATCATTAATCGATTCCTCAGTCGTGAATGTTTCGAGTTCTACAGTTTCGTCGTCTTCTTGAGCAAATGCCAAGGATGCACAGCACGCCGCTAAAACCAGCGCATATCGTTTAGTTTTGATGAATTGAGTCATAGCTTGTGATCAGTCGTGGAGTCGAAGTCGGCACCTTTTAGCATCTGATGTGCCATGGCCATAAAAGGGTAATATTTCTCCTGACTGGTCGCCTTATGACGATCGCTTCACGCAACAACTGGCGTATTTACTGCACTGACAGCTACCCTTTTCTCTCGGCAAAAAAATGCTCACTCCTGAAGACCAGATTGAAAATAGCCCGAAGCTTGCTGCTCTAACAGACCGGGTGCGTCGAGAGATCGGCTACTTTAGTTACTATACAAAACCCTGGGTAAAACAGGCGATGCATCCCAGTGGAGAGCGCGTCTATGACGTGGCCGTTATCGGTGCGGGGCAAAATGGCTTGGGAATCTTCCATGGGCTCAAACAAAACGGCATATCGAACACTCTGATTATCGATGAGAACCCGATGCAGGCTGCAGGTAACTTCGCGCAATACGATCGGATGCTGAGCCTCCGTACGCCGAAGGATCTGACCGGTTTAGACTTCGGCTTAGCGAGTCTCACGTTCCGGAGTTTCTGGGAAGCGCTTCATCCGGGGGACGCGTGGACATCGTTGGAGAAGGTGTCACGCGCAGAGTGGGATGCTTATTTGAAATGGTATCGGTCGACTTTGGAGATTCCCGTGCGGTATGAACATAGATTGGTCCGTCTCGAGCGCGAGACTCCCCAGATGCTGCGGCTCGTTGTTGAGGGCGGGCAAGGAGGAGAACTGCAATTCTTTGCCCGTGCTGTTGTTTTCGCCACAGGCTTTCAAGCCGAGGCGATCAAGCGGCTGCCGATGGATGTTATCGGAGATACGGATCGCGCTCATTGGGCTCACAGTGCGGACTCAATAGATTTTGCGGCTCTTTGGCAAAAGCGTGTGGCAATTCTGGGGCATGGAGCGGGCTCGTTTGACGCGGCGGCGATGGCTCTCGAAGCCAAAGCGCTTTCTGCAATGGTTTGTTATCGTCGTCCATCTATGCCGCGTGTGAACCCATTTCGCAGACTGGAGCTCGCAGGCTTGATGGGGAATTTTAATGAACTTGATGAGGAGACCCGCTGGAAGATTGTCTGGTTGGTGAGCCATCGAGACCAACCGGCTCCGGAGCTCGCAATGAAACGTGTGCGAGGTTTGGCAGGGTTTTCAGTGAGATCGGGAGTTGGATGGAAGCGAATCGAGCGCTCGAATGATGGCTTGCAGCTGACCCTATCCAACGGTGAAAAGCTTGTTGTTGATTTCGCAATATTCGCTACAGGTTTTGAGCGTCGACCGCTTGAGAGGCCAGAGCTGGCGTCATTGGCATCTGAAATTGCGAGATGGGAGGACTTTACACCTCCAAAGGGTTATGCATCTGGGGCACTGAAGCGATATCCACGTCACGGGCGAGGGTATGAACTCTTACCGAAGGGATCTGCACCAGACCAGCTCGTGTCGCATATTTTCAATTTTGGCTTCAGTTCTGGGCTCGATCATGGGCCTCATATCACATCGATCAGTGGGATACACTTTTCATTGCAGAGAGTTGTAGACGGCGTGCGAGGTCTGTTAACCAAGCTGGATGAAGATGCTTACTTCGAGGACTTCGCGATCAATCCGCCTCCAGAAGCATATTTGGAAGCCTACCCCGATATAATTGGTGAATCATGACTTGGCGTCATCCATGAATCCACATTGCGTACGGGGATCTCATCATGCCTTGCGGCTCCCGTCTAAGCCGCTGATTGCGACACCTTCGAGGGTAGGACTGCATTCAGGAGGATGCCGAGTATGGCAGCGAGGCCGACGCCGCTGATAATGAAGTCGCCTAGTTCGATTGTGAGTTGGCCGACTCCAATCATCATGATGACGGCGAAGATGATATAGTTCTTTGGCTCTTCAAAGTCTACTTTACCAGCGATCATGGTCTTCAATCCAATGGATCCAATCATTCCAAATACGAGGATAAGGATCCCACCCATGACTGGCGTGGGTATGGTTTGGAGAAATGCTCCTAGTATGCCCACGAAGGATAAGACGATAGACGTGACTGCGGCGATGCGCATGAATCGCGTGGAATAGGCTCCGGTGAGAGCGATCGCGCCTGTTACTTCCGAGTAAGTGGTATTCGGCGGTCCGCCGAGAGCCGCGGCGAGGGCTGTAGCTACGCCATCCCCCAGAATTGTACGGTGTAAGCCGGGCTCTTTGAGATAGTCTTTTTTCGTGACGGATTGGACAGCCAAAATATCACCAAAGTGTTCGACTGCGGGAACGATTGAGACAGGGATAAATAACAAAATCGCTGGAAGCGAAAACTCCATCCATTCGAAGGTGCCGGCTGCACTGGCTGAGGTCCAAGGCCACTGAATGGGTGCCGCTTCGATGACTGGCTTGAAGTCGACTAAGCCGAATGGAATGGAAACAAGATAGCCGACAATAATGGCGATTAAAATCGGCAGCAGGTTTAGAGTCCTATTCTTGTTTAAAGCCATCGCGATTGCAGTGCCTGCAGTTGAGAAAGAGACAATCAGCGCGATGCCGCTGAAATCACTCGACCCAGCGCTGCTAACCGCCATCGATGCTGCAGTCGGCGCGAGCCCGAGTCCGATCACCATGATCACCGGCCCCGTGACAATGGGAGGTAGGATGCGTTTTATGAAGCCCGGCCCAAAGTAAGCAATGGCGATTGCCAAAATCGCGTAGACAATGCCGACAGAGAACATCCCACAAAATGTGGCACCATAGCCATATTTCTCCAGGGAGATCGACATGGGTGCAAGAAAAGCAAACGAACTCGCCAGAAAAACAGGGATCTGACCGCGAGTAATAAACGTGAACAATAGTGTGCCGGCGCCGGCGGTAAACAGTGCAATGGAGGGATGCATGCCGACTAAAATCGGAATCAGGACCAGGGCTCCAAACGCGACGAATAACATTTGGATGCCCACTGCATACGTTTTCCATGACGTTAGGCTGGGCTCTTCATTGGTCTCGTTACTAGGCGCGGTCATGCTTG
The Opitutales bacterium DNA segment above includes these coding regions:
- a CDS encoding NAD(P)/FAD-dependent oxidoreductase gives rise to the protein MLTPEDQIENSPKLAALTDRVRREIGYFSYYTKPWVKQAMHPSGERVYDVAVIGAGQNGLGIFHGLKQNGISNTLIIDENPMQAAGNFAQYDRMLSLRTPKDLTGLDFGLASLTFRSFWEALHPGDAWTSLEKVSRAEWDAYLKWYRSTLEIPVRYEHRLVRLERETPQMLRLVVEGGQGGELQFFARAVVFATGFQAEAIKRLPMDVIGDTDRAHWAHSADSIDFAALWQKRVAILGHGAGSFDAAAMALEAKALSAMVCYRRPSMPRVNPFRRLELAGLMGNFNELDEETRWKIVWLVSHRDQPAPELAMKRVRGLAGFSVRSGVGWKRIERSNDGLQLTLSNGEKLVVDFAIFATGFERRPLERPELASLASEIARWEDFTPPKGYASGALKRYPRHGRGYELLPKGSAPDQLVSHIFNFGFSSGLDHGPHITSISGIHFSLQRVVDGVRGLLTKLDEDAYFEDFAINPPPEAYLEAYPDIIGES
- a CDS encoding uracil permease, which produces MTAPSNETNEEPSLTSWKTYAVGIQMLFVAFGALVLIPILVGMHPSIALFTAGAGTLLFTFITRGQIPVFLASSFAFLAPMSISLEKYGYGATFCGMFSVGIVYAILAIAIAYFGPGFIKRILPPIVTGPVIMVIGLGLAPTAASMAVSSAGSSDFSGIALIVSFSTAGTAIAMALNKNRTLNLLPILIAIIVGYLVSIPFGLVDFKPVIEAAPIQWPWTSASAAGTFEWMEFSLPAILLFIPVSIVPAVEHFGDILAVQSVTKKDYLKEPGLHRTILGDGVATALAAALGGPPNTTYSEVTGAIALTGAYSTRFMRIAAVTSIVLSFVGILGAFLQTIPTPVMGGILILVFGMIGSIGLKTMIAGKVDFEEPKNYIIFAVIMMIGVGQLTIELGDFIISGVGLAAILGILLNAVLPSKVSQSAA